A segment of the Chlorogloeopsis sp. ULAP01 genome:
CAGGGTAGCACCTGGCGTCACCTGGCGTGAGGGTGCGCTGTCTTCGCGGGTGGGGTATTTCTGTACCTCACGAAGTTGAAATCTGCTGTATCTAGTCAGGTAAGAGAACAGGGAAAGAATATAGCGATTTTAGTTATGTTGAAAAATAGCTAAATATTTGTTTTTTACAACCAAAACATTAAAGGACAGGTGGCATTCCTGTCCCGATAGTGACACATAATAATAAAAATTTGAACGCAGTTTTACCTCACCGTCTAGGAACCTGCAACCCTCTACGTTCTAGCATTTGCCTCACATCTGGACTAGGACTGTAGTTATAGCCATAGGAGGAGCGCTCCGAATCATCCATCACTTGGGGTGTGAGCAAAACAATAACTTCTTGGCGCTGGTTGACTTTATTTGTTTTTCTAAACAACGAACCCAAGAGGGGAATATCACCCAAAATAGGAACTTTGGAGACACTTGTTCGGTCTGACTCCTGGATAATACCGCTAAGAATTAGTGTCTGACCGTCGCGTAAGCGAATTAACCCCGATCTAAGACTTCTTTGTGCCAGCAGAGTAATCACACCATCAGGACTTGAGGTTGTACCATTAGGTGCAGACACAGTAGGAGCAACAGACAAAGAGACAAAACCATTATCATCAACTTTATCAACTTTAACTGCAAGAGTTAAACCTGCGTCTTTAATAATTGGTTTTCTCAAAATACCTCCTTCTCCTGTTACTGTTTGAATACCTCCATACACTTCTGCTGTTAACTGCACTTGAGCTTCTTCGCCTTCTTGCACTGTCAAGGTCGGGTCTGTCAAAATTTTGGCATTACCACTAGTGACTTGAGCTTGTAAGGTGGCAAGGAAGCGTTTAGGGAATTGGAACAGCGTTGGCAACCCGAATTCAATTCCATCTTCAGTTATTTCTGTTATGCCGGGTTGTAGAGGATTGCCGTTTGTACCAAAGGCGGGACGAGGCATCAGTCCATTAGGAAAGTTAGGGTTATCACCAAATGGAGCAGGACTTCCAGTACTTAACTTCCCAAAAGGAGCATTAGGTTGAGCATCAAAGAAAGGTTTTGACTCAGCGCCTTCTGGCAATGGAACATTGGTTATGGGTGGAGTAAGATGACCAGGTTTAGTCGTCTGCGCACTAGTAGGTGGATTAACACCACCAAAATTCAGAGCTGCTGCACCACCATCATTAACAAAGAAATTCTTGTCAACTCCAAAGGAAAAGCTAGTGTTGAAGTCCTTAGTATTCAGGAGGTTGACATCAATAATCTTGACGTTAATTGCCACTTGCCGACGGCGGATATCAAGCTGAGTTAGTTGAGCGATCGCAATATCAATTAACCTAGCAGGCCCCACTAAGGTAATGGAATTACTGCGTTGGTCTCCTGATGCCTGTAGACCTCGTAGTAATGGTACTATATCTTGAAAATCCGTACGCAGAGTTTCTACTTTGAGTTCAGTTGTTGTTTGAGTTTGGGTAACTGCGGTATTCGCTGCACCGCCTACGGGTACAGCATTGACACTGGTAACTAAGCGCTCACGTGTGATTGCACTTTCTGCTCCCAAGGACACCAGAAAGCTCAAAGCAGTATCTACCTTAATTTGATTAAGACGTAGATTCCGCATAACCAAATCGCGGGTGGCATTTGGTAGTTTCGTTCCCACAAAAACTGTGCGTCCATTGCGGTTAGCTTCCAAACCACTCAAGCGCAAGACATAGTTAAACACATCTTGTACTGGCTCATTTTCTATATCTATGGAAATTGTCGGCCCATCAGTTGCTGCACTAGCTGCTCCTTGCTGTCCTCCTGTAGATGGTGCTGATGTTGTATAAGCCAAGTTCAAACCAGCAGCACGGGCTAGCAGTGACAAAACCTCTCTTACAGGAGCATCTCGCAACACAAGCCGAGGTACGCGTTCTTGTGTTCCTAAATCAACAATACTTGGGGAGGCGTCCATATTTGAGATCGCAATATCTCCAACTGGTGGAGCTACAGCTCTTGGCAAGAAAGGCGGAGCTGGAACAGGTGGACGTCCGGGTTGGGCTAGTTGGGCAGTTGTACCATCAATACTGACTTGCGGATTAGGAACAATTGGAGTGGGGGAAGCCTGTACTGGAGCTGGGTTAGCAGCAGGTATTTGGGGAGATGTTGAAGCAGTAGTTCCTTCTGATGGCGTAAAACCGAGAGTCACTCCATTAGTTCCTCGCTTTACAGGTTGACTACTAGGCGTACCGTTACTTCCAGTTATTATCAGTCTGATACTATTAGTATCTAGCTGATTCATTTCAACTGACGTAATTCCTGGAGCAGGATTTTCTTGACGAAAATTATTACCTTTTGGTAAACGCAGTTGAGAATTAATAATATCTGCGACCAGAGAATTGCCCCTTTTTGTAGTGAAAATTTGGGGGCGGGAACTGGAAGAAGTTGTTAAAACAACATTGATTCCACCAGTAACTGGTTTTAATTGTACATTTGTAACTTGAGCAAGTTGTGCTTTAACTGGTTGAGCTACTAAAAAAACTATTGCAGTAGCACCTAATATTAATCCGTTACCGTGAAGTTGTTTCACAGTTCATTCCTCACAAAACACCAAATTTTTAGACAATTTTTCAAATATTTGTACTATCTAGCCTGGAAATAAATTTCCGGCTGAGAAGCTTATCCCTGTGAAAACAGGTTTGAATCCTTACCGAATTACTCATTCAGTGAAAACAGGAAAATCAGAATATATTTCCTAGTTATTTGTACGTAAGTCAGAGCGCAGTTGATTACTTGTATAGTTCCCTGAAAGTCTATGTAATTAACACTTTGGGATCAAACTCCTTATTTCCCCTTCTGCCTTCTGCTATCTGACTTGAAAGTCACCTCACCCCCTGCCCCTCTCCTTGCTAAGGAGAGGGGTGTCCGACAGGACGGGGTGAGGTTTTTCATGCCTGGCGATGAAACTTGTTTCATTGGGACTGCCATCTGCCATCTGCCTTCTTTTACTTTCCATTACTTTTTAGGAGCTGCTTGAGCGGCGGCAACTTCCTCTGGATTAAGGGGCATCAATGCTTCCAACTGGAAAGATGTAGAAATCGCTGCTGGGCCAATTCTACTTACTACTTTGTCTTTTTCAGGAGTTGGTTCTGGAGCCAGAGTGGATTGATAGTCTTTAACTATAAGCAAAGGCTGTAAACGCTCTATATTGCGGAGAATTGATTGTGTTTGTTCATAGGTGCCAATGATATCGATACTGATAATACTACGCTTCAATTTGCCATTAGCTCCCGCTCCTAGAGAATTATCGGTGATTGGTTCGGGTTGATTAGAAGTTGGGGTAAATTTCCTTAGTTTGGCTCTGACAGCATTGAAAGCAAGTTTCCCATTACCAGCTTCAATTAAACGATTCAAATCGATCAGCAATGTATCTAATGTTTTCTCGTCAGCAAATAATGCTAATACTTGGATCTGCTGCTGTTTTGCCTCGATTTGCTCCTGTTTTACTTTGCCCATCTGTTTGATGGTAGATTTCTTTTGTTCTACTTGCCCTTGCAGATCGTTTTGCTTTGCTTGCTGCTGTTGAAAGGATTCCCAAGCTGGCATCACTAAATTTAACACCATAAAAAGTGCTCCAGCAATTCCCAAAACTCCTACTACAATGCCAATAATTTTGGGTGTAAAGGTAATGCCAAAAATAACAGGGAAACCTGATATAGCCTCGTCTAGCTCTCCAGCATCAATAAAATTTAAATCTTCACTCAGCGTCATTTTTGAATGACTCCTGTTTTTTGCAGATTGCGAATGCGCGTTACTAATCCCACTGTGCCTTTTTGCTCTAATTCCCGAATTAATTCAGAAGCCGGAACATCACTCATCGCGGATTGAAGAGTGTATTTGACCATTTGTATTGTCTTTTTTGATGCACTTCCTGTTTGAGAATTGGATAATGGTGTTTCTACTAATTCAGCAGAAACAATTTTTGCTTCACTGGGTTTAAAGAAAGGAGATTGTTGTAAAACAAGCAAGAAATCGTTGACATCATTAAAGGAGCGAGCCACTCCATTAATTTCTATTCCTCCAGCAGGGTTGGTTGGTTGCTGTCCTTCTTTGGCGGCAACGGGTGCCATTTGCCTAATATTCTGTATTTGTACGGTTGCCGGAATGCGATCGCGTAATTCTTGCAACATTGCTGACCAAGGACGAATCTGATCGAATACAGAAACTAAAGATTGAGTTTGTTCCTTGATTCTGTTCGTTTCTTCCTTGATTTTGTTTATGCTTCCTATTTGTACTTCTAAGTTCTTGTTCTCCTGTTCTAACTGTGCTACCTGCTGCTCTAACTCAGCATTTTTCGCTTGCAAGAACCACCAACCAACTCCCACCAAAAGCGGAAAAATTAAGCCCAATCCAACTCCTATATATACAGGAGTGAAATTTCCAACAGGAAGTGTTGGTTTTGCCCTTTTTTCATTTGTTCTTTTGATACCTGGGCGATCGTTGAGAAAGTTAATTTCTAAACTGTACATTTTGCTACACCTCCCGCATTCCAAGTCCAAGCACTATTCCTAATCCAGGGCGCTGCACTGGTGGATATTTTTCTTCGTCAATTTGTAATGACAAAGCACCGACGGGATCTATTTGAGAAGTTGGTAAGCTCAACCGTTGCGTAAAAAATTCATCCAACTGTGCTAACCCACCTCCTGCCCCTGCCAAAAAAATCTGCGCTACTTCCAAGTTTTGACTTTGATTGAGATAAAAATCGATGGAACGGCGCAGCTCGTCTGTGAGTTCTCCTAATACCCGCATCATCGCTGCTAATCCAGGATTTGCCTCAGTAACACCAGTTTTACCTGCATCTTGTGGATTCAAAGGAATGGTAATTCCTCGCAACAACTCCATATCTCGTGATGCAGGCACACTCATTGCTTTTGCTAGCGCCAT
Coding sequences within it:
- a CDS encoding type IV pilus secretin family protein, which codes for MKQLHGNGLILGATAIVFLVAQPVKAQLAQVTNVQLKPVTGGINVVLTTSSSSRPQIFTTKRGNSLVADIINSQLRLPKGNNFRQENPAPGITSVEMNQLDTNSIRLIITGSNGTPSSQPVKRGTNGVTLGFTPSEGTTASTSPQIPAANPAPVQASPTPIVPNPQVSIDGTTAQLAQPGRPPVPAPPFLPRAVAPPVGDIAISNMDASPSIVDLGTQERVPRLVLRDAPVREVLSLLARAAGLNLAYTTSAPSTGGQQGAASAATDGPTISIDIENEPVQDVFNYVLRLSGLEANRNGRTVFVGTKLPNATRDLVMRNLRLNQIKVDTALSFLVSLGAESAITRERLVTSVNAVPVGGAANTAVTQTQTTTELKVETLRTDFQDIVPLLRGLQASGDQRSNSITLVGPARLIDIAIAQLTQLDIRRRQVAINVKIIDVNLLNTKDFNTSFSFGVDKNFFVNDGGAAALNFGGVNPPTSAQTTKPGHLTPPITNVPLPEGAESKPFFDAQPNAPFGKLSTGSPAPFGDNPNFPNGLMPRPAFGTNGNPLQPGITEITEDGIEFGLPTLFQFPKRFLATLQAQVTSGNAKILTDPTLTVQEGEEAQVQLTAEVYGGIQTVTGEGGILRKPIIKDAGLTLAVKVDKVDDNGFVSLSVAPTVSAPNGTTSSPDGVITLLAQRSLRSGLIRLRDGQTLILSGIIQESDRTSVSKVPILGDIPLLGSLFRKTNKVNQRQEVIVLLTPQVMDDSERSSYGYNYSPSPDVRQMLERRGLQVPRR
- a CDS encoding pilus assembly protein PilO, with amino-acid sequence MTLSEDLNFIDAGELDEAISGFPVIFGITFTPKIIGIVVGVLGIAGALFMVLNLVMPAWESFQQQQAKQNDLQGQVEQKKSTIKQMGKVKQEQIEAKQQQIQVLALFADEKTLDTLLIDLNRLIEAGNGKLAFNAVRAKLRKFTPTSNQPEPITDNSLGAGANGKLKRSIISIDIIGTYEQTQSILRNIERLQPLLIVKDYQSTLAPEPTPEKDKVVSRIGPAAISTSFQLEALMPLNPEEVAAAQAAPKK
- a CDS encoding PilN domain-containing protein, which translates into the protein MYSLEINFLNDRPGIKRTNEKRAKPTLPVGNFTPVYIGVGLGLIFPLLVGVGWWFLQAKNAELEQQVAQLEQENKNLEVQIGSINKIKEETNRIKEQTQSLVSVFDQIRPWSAMLQELRDRIPATVQIQNIRQMAPVAAKEGQQPTNPAGGIEINGVARSFNDVNDFLLVLQQSPFFKPSEAKIVSAELVETPLSNSQTGSASKKTIQMVKYTLQSAMSDVPASELIRELEQKGTVGLVTRIRNLQKTGVIQK